Within the Pseudomonadota bacterium genome, the region TTTCGGCTCGACCTCCAGCTCCGTGCGGCGGCCTGCCAGCAAGCCGGAACTCCGGTCGGGAATGTCGCTGTCGGCAATAGGCTGATCGTGGGCCTCGGTAGCCGGAGTTTGCCGGGCCTCGCTTTGTTTGCTCGAGGTCACTCTATCAGTGGATTGCATGGTAGGCGATGAATCGGCTGTCCGTTCCTCTTTTGCAACGGGCAATCCCACGTTTGGGGCGGTTGTTGGTGTAGCTTCCGAACTGGGTGCCTCGGGCAGTCCATTTTCTTGGTCAGCGTCCCGAACCCAGCTTACTGCGGCGAAAACTAACACTCCACTGGCCGCCCCGATTAAGAATGACTTAGTGTCCATTTCTGCATCATATATCGGCTGCCGTGGAAACTCCTGCAGGCGTCCGCTTCGGATCATTAGCGGACATAGGTAATCACAGCCCTTTTGTCAGTTTTGGCAGTGAGTGGTCTGGGGATCTAAAAACATCGTTTTTGAGCAGATTTCTGTCCTATTGCTACCCACAGTGCTACCCAGAGAGGAAATGGATGCCCATGAATTCAGGTAACTATTTGATTATTATGATTTATCTTGAGAAGCAGGAGTTCTAGTCTTCCTGCCAGCGGAACAGCCAGGCGCCGATGGCGAGCAATACAATAGTCATTGCCGCAAGCTGAGTGACCTGCGGCATCACCTCGGCCAGGCCTGCGCCATCCAGCATGATATGCCGGGCCGCATCGAGCAGCGGGGTTAGCGGGAATAAGCCGGCAATATCCTGCACATACTGCGGCGTTCCTTCCAGCGAAAACCAGACTCCCGATAACAGCATCATCGGCCAACTGATCATATTGAGCAGACCGCCGGCGAGTTCTTCGCTGGCCGTGCGCACCGCGACCAGCAGACCCGTGGAAATCAGGCAGGTCGCGCCCAGCGTGGCAACCACGAACAGCGCCAGATAGCTGCCCGACATTTTGAAATCGATCAGGTAGCTGGTACCGGCGAAAACCATCGCGGTCAGACCCATTATCAGCACCAGGCGCGACAGCACTTGTGCGGTCAGAAATTCGAACGGCGTCAGCGGCGTCGCCTTCAGGCGCTTCAGAAAACCGTTCTTGCGATAGCGAACCACCACATAACCTACGCCAAACAGGCAACTGAACATCATGTTCATGCCGAGAATTCCCGGTAGCAGCCAGTCTACATAGCGAACCGCCGATCCGCTGACCGTGCCGCGAATGAAATCGCTACTGCCAGTGCCGGCGATCAGCTTCTCCAGCATGTAACCCTTCGGCGACGATTCGTTAACCCAGTATTGTGGTGGTTGATCGGCGGGACTGATCAGCATATCCATCTGGTGGCGCGATAATTTGGCCAACGCATCATCGAGATCGCTGACCGCATAAAAATCGATAAACCGGGTTTGCAGGAACGGGTGTGCGGCCAGGTCGATTACCTTGGACTGCTGAAGGACCGCGACCTTGAACATCGATCGCCCGTCGCCCGAAAAAATAACGCCCATGCCGACAACCAGCAACACCGGCAACAGGATATTCCAGCCCAGCGCCGAACGATCCCTGAGGAATTCGATGTTCCGCGCATGCAGGATCGCCAATATTCGGGAAATCATGCCCTGAGCTCCGTGCCGGTCAGTTCGAGGAAAAGGTCTTCCAGGT harbors:
- a CDS encoding ABC transporter permease, with amino-acid sequence MISRILAILHARNIEFLRDRSALGWNILLPVLLVVGMGVIFSGDGRSMFKVAVLQQSKVIDLAAHPFLQTRFIDFYAVSDLDDALAKLSRHQMDMLISPADQPPQYWVNESSPKGYMLEKLIAGTGSSDFIRGTVSGSAVRYVDWLLPGILGMNMMFSCLFGVGYVVVRYRKNGFLKRLKATPLTPFEFLTAQVLSRLVLIMGLTAMVFAGTSYLIDFKMSGSYLALFVVATLGATCLISTGLLVAVRTASEELAGGLLNMISWPMMLLSGVWFSLEGTPQYVQDIAGLFPLTPLLDAARHIMLDGAGLAEVMPQVTQLAAMTIVLLAIGAWLFRWQED